A region of Salvelinus namaycush isolate Seneca chromosome 9, SaNama_1.0, whole genome shotgun sequence DNA encodes the following proteins:
- the LOC120053681 gene encoding pyroglutamyl-peptidase 1-like isoform X2, with product MDNSKRNVVVTGFEPFGAHTINASWVAVQELKRLGLGKDVDLHVYEVPVEYQAVQSLVPSLWKQYHPQLVVHVGVSGMATTVTLEKCGRNHGYKGLDNSRFCPHSQCCIEGGPDYIDSVIDMELVCKRVTASGLGVAVSVSKDAGRYLCDFTYYTSLYLSHGRSAFVHVPPIAKPYSGEDLGRALQAIIQEMLDMLDRAEEKIHCQHVH from the exons GGTTTGAGCCATTTGGAGCGCACACCATTAATGCCAGTTGGGTAGCAGTCCAG GAACTGAAAAGGCTGGGCTTGGGAAAGGACGTAGACCTGCATGTGTATGAGGTGCCTGTCGAGTACCAGGCAGTCCAGAGTTTGGTTCCGTCATTATGGAAGCAGTATCATCCCCAG TTAGTGGTCCATGTTGGAGTCTCAGGTATGGCCACCACCGTTACCTTGGAGAAATGTGGCCGTAACCATGGCTACAAGGGTCTGGACAACAGCCGCTTCTGTCCCCATTCTCAGTGTTGCATTGAGGGGGGTCCTGACTACATTGACTCTGTTATTGACATGGAATTGGTCTGCAAGAGAGTGACAGCCTCTGGCCTAGGTGTAGCAGTGTCCGTCTCAAAAGATGCTGGCAG ATACCTCTGTGACTTCACCTACTACACCTCTCTGTACCTGAGCCATGGGCGCTCAGCGTTTGTCCACGTGCCTCCCATAGCAAAGCCTTATAGTGGAGAGGACTTGGGTAGAGCCCTTCAAGCCATCATACAAGAGATGCTGGAC ATGCTAGACAGAGCCGAAGAGAAGATCCACTGCCAGCACGTGCACTAA
- the LOC120053681 gene encoding pyroglutamyl-peptidase 1-like isoform X1: MDNSKRNVVVTGFEPFGAHTINASWVAVQELKRLGLGKDVDLHVYEVPVEYQAVQSLVPSLWKQYHPQLVVHVGVSGMATTVTLEKCGRNHGYKGLDNSRFCPHSQCCIEGGPDYIDSVIDMELVCKRVTASGLGVAVSVSKDAGRYLCDFTYYTSLYLSHGRSAFVHVPPIAKPYSGEDLGRALQAIIQEMLDMLDRAEEKIHCQHVH, translated from the exons GGTTTGAGCCATTTGGAGCGCACACCATTAATGCCAGTTGGGTAGCAGTCCAG GAACTGAAAAGGCTGGGCTTGGGAAAGGACGTAGACCTGCATGTGTATGAGGTGCCTGTCGAGTACCAGGCAGTCCAGAGTTTGGTTCCGTCATTATGGAAGCAGTATCATCCCCAG TTAGTGGTCCATGTTGGAGTCTCAGGTATGGCCACCACCGTTACCTTGGAGAAATGTGGCCGTAACCATGGCTACAAGGGTCTGGACAACAGCCGCTTCTGTCCCCATTCTCAGTGTTGCATTGAGGGGGGTCCTGACTACATTGACTCTGTTATTGACATGGAATTGGTCTGCAAGAGAGTGACAGCCTCTGGCCTAGGTGTAGCAGTGTCCGTCTCAAAAGATGCTGGCAG ATACCTCTGTGACTTCACCTACTACACCTCTCTGTACCTGAGCCATGGGCGCTCAGCGTTTGTCCACGTGCCTCCCATAGCAAAGCCTTATAGTGGAGAGGACTTGGGTAGAGCCCTTCAAGCCATCATACAAGAGATGCTGGACATGCTAGACAGAGCCGAAGAGAAGATCCACTGCCAGCACGTGCACTAA
- the LOC120053683 gene encoding regulator of nonsense transcripts 1 isoform X1 — MSVEAYGPSSQTLTFLDTEEAELLGADTQGSEYEFTDFTLPSQTQTQGQTQSQLDNQVNGPDEGLHNGGVDDVAKASQLLAELNFEEDEEDTYYIKDLPLHACSYCGIHDPASVVYCNTSKKWFCNGRGNTSGSHIVNHLVRAKCKEVTLHKDGPLGETVLECYNCGCRNVFLLGFIPAKADSVVVLLCRQPCASQSSLKDINWDSSQWQPLIQDRCFLSWLVKIPSEQEQLRARQITAQQINKLEELWKDNPTATLEDLEKPGVDEEPQHVLLRYEDAYQYQNIFGPLVKLEADYDKKLKESQTQDNITVRWDLGLNKKRIAYFSLPKTDSGDMRLMQGDEICLRYKGELAPLWKGIGHVIKVPDTPFVKDYGDEIAIELRSSVGAPVEIPHNFQVDFVWKSTSFDRMQSALKTFAVDETSVSGYIYHKLLGHEVEDVIIKCQLPKRFTAQGLPDLNHSQVYAVKTVLQRPLSLIQGPPGTGKTVTSATIVYHLARQGNGPVLVCAPSNIAVDQLTEKIHMSGLKVVRLCAKSREAIDSPVSFLALHNQIRNMDSMPELQKLQQLKDETGELSSADEKRYRALKRTAERELLMNADVICCTCVGAGDPRLAKMQFRSILIDESTQATEPECMVPVVLGAKQLILVGDHCQLGPVVMCKKAAKAGLSQSLFERLVVLGIRPIRLQVQYRMHPALSAFPSNIFYEGSLQNGVTAADRIKKGFDFQWPQPDKPMFFYVTQGQEEIASSGTSYLNRTEAANVEKITTRLLKAGAKPDQIGIITPYEGQRSYLVQYMQFSGSLHTKLYQEVEIASVDAFQGREKDFIILSCVRANEHQGIGFLNDPRRLNVALTRAKYGVIIVGNPKALSKQPLWNHLLNYYKEQKVLVEGPLNNLRESLMQFSKPRKLVNAINPGARFMSTAMYDAREALIPGSAYDRSSAGRPSNMYFQTHDQIGMIGAGPAHMAAMNMPIPFNLVIPPMPPPGYLAQANGPAAGRGGVLKGKAGRGGRQRTRGMGNHSGSGQSNGPNSQDVSSQPFSQGPLTQGYITMSQPSQMSQPGLSQPELSQDSYLGDEFKSQIDVALSQDSTYQGERAYQHGGVTGLSQY, encoded by the exons ATGAGTGTGGAGGCGTACGGGCCGAGTTCTCAAACGCTCACCTTCCTGGACACGGAGGAAGCGGAGCTACTTGGGGCTGATACCCAGGGCTCGGAGTACGAGTTTACCGATTTTACCCTCCCCAGCCAGACGCAAACTCAAGGCCAAACCCAGAGTCAGCTGGACAATCAG GTGAATGGTCCTGATGAAGGGCTTCACAATGGAGGAGTCGATGATGTGGCCAAGGCGAGCCAACTCCTTGCTGAGTTGAACTTCGAGGAAGATGAAGAAGACACCTATTACATCAAAGACCTCCCACTGCATGCCTGCAG TTACTGTGGCATCCATGATCCTGCATCTGTGGTGTACTGCAACACAAGCAAGAAGTGGTTCTGCAATGGACGTGGCAATACATCTGGCAG CCACATAGTGAACCACTTGGTGAGAGCCAAATGCAAAGAGGTGACTCTGCACAAAGATGGGCCACTGGGCGAGACGGTGCTGGAGTGCTACAACTGTGGCTGTCGCAACGTCTTCCTCCTTGGCTTCATTCCCGCCAAGGCCGACTCGGTGGTGGTGCTGCTGTGCAG GCAGCCATGTGCCAGTCAGAGCAGCCTGAAGGACATCAACTGGGACAGCTCCCAGTGGCAGCCGCTGATCCAGGACCGCTGCTTCCTGTCCTGGCTGGTGAAGATCCCCTCGGAGCAGGAGCAGCTCCGGGCCCGCCAGATCACCGCCCAGCAGATCAACAAGCTGGAGGAGCTCTGGAAG GATAATCCCACGGCCACTCTGGAGGACCTGGAGAAGCCCGGCGTAGACGAGGAGCCCCAGCATGTGCTGCTGCGCTACGAGGATGCCTACCAGTACCAGAACATCTTCGGCCCCCTCGTCAAGCTGGAGGCTGACTACGACAAAAAGCTTAAAGAGTCCCAG ACCCAAGATAATATAACGGTCAGGTGGGACCTGGGGCTAAATAAAAAGCGGATTGCCTATTTCTCCTTGCCCAAGACGGATTCAGGTG ACATGCGGCTGATGCAAGGAGATGAAATATGTCTGCGCTACAAAGGAGAGCTGGCCCCACTCTGGAAGGGCATCGGCCATGTCATCAAAGTCCCAGACA CACCCTTTGTGAAAGACTATGGAGATGAGATTGCTATAGAATTGCGCAGCAGTGTCGGAGCTCCTGTGGAAATACCCCACAACTTCCAGGTGGATTTTGTGTGGAAGTCCACTTCCTTTGACAG AATGCAGAGTGCCCTGAAGACCTTTGCTGTGGACGAGACATCCGTGTCAGGCTACATCTACCACAAGCTGCTGGGCCACGAGGTGGAAGATGTCATCATCAAGTGTCAGTTGCCCAAACGCTTCACTGCACAGGGCCTGCCTGACCTCAATCACTCTCAG GTGTATGCTGTTAAGACTGTGCTGCAGAGACCCCTCAGTCTTATCCAAGGCCCCCCCGGCACTGGGAAAACGGTCACCTCTGCCACCATCGTGTACCACCTCGCCAGGCAGGGCAATGG GCCCGTGCTGGTGTGTGCTCCCAGTAACATCGCAGTGGACCAGCTGACTGAGAAGATCCACATGTCGGGCCTGAAGGTGGTCAGGCTGTGTGCTAAAAGCAGAGAAGCCATcgactcccctgtctccttcctggCCCTGCACAACCAGATCCGCAACATGGACAG TATGCCAGAGCTCCAAAAGCTGCAGCAGCTGAAGGATGAGACCGGGGAGCTGTCGTCCGCTGACGAGAAGCGCTACCGGGCCCTGAAGCGCACCGCTGAGAGAGAGCTGCTCATG AATGCAGATGTGATCTGCTGTACCTGTGTGGGGGCAGGAGACCCCCGTCTGGCCAAGATGCAGTTCCGCTCCATCCTAATCGATGAGAGCACCCAGGCCACCGAGCCAGAGTGCATGGTGCCCGTGGTCCTGGGTGCCAAGCag CTCATTCTGGTGGGAGACCACTGCCAGCTGGGCCCAGTAGTGATGTGTAAGAAGGCAGCCAAAGCAGGCCTGTCCCAGTCTTTGTTTGAGCGTCTGGTGGTGCTGGGCATCAGGCCCATCCGTCTGCAGGTGCAGTACCGCATGCACCCGGCCCTCAGCGCTTTCCCCTCCAACATCTTCTACGAGGGCTCCCTGCAGAACGGAGTCACTGCTG CTGACCGCATCAAGAAAGGCTTTGACTTCCAGTGGCCACAGCCAGACAAACCCATGTTCTTCTATGTGACTCAAGGCCAGGAGGAAATCGCTAGCTCTGGAACATCCTACCTGAACAG AACTGAGGCAGCTAATGTGGAGAAGATCACCACCAGGCTGCTGAAGGCTGGAGCCAAGCCTGACCAGATAGGCATCATCACCCCCTACGAGGGCCAGAGGTCCTACCTGGTGCAGTACATGCAGTTTAGCGGCTCCCTCCACACCAAGCTCTACCAG GAGGTTGAGATAGCCAGCGTGGATGCGTTCCAGGGTAGGGAGAAAGACTTCATCATCCTGTCATGCGTCCGAGCCAACGAGCACCAGGGCATCGGCTTCCTCAACGACCCACGCCGTCTCAACGTGGCCCTCACCAGAGCCAA GTATGGGGTGATCATTGTGGGCAACCCCAAGGCCCTGTCCAAGCAGCCTCTGTGGAACCACCTGCTCAACTACTACAAGGAGCAGAAGGTTCTGGTGGAGGGACCCCTCAACAACCTGCGAGAGAGCCTGATGCAGTTCAGCAAGCCCCGCAAGCTGGTCAACGCCATTAACCCT GGAGCCCGGTTCATGAGCACTGCCATGTATGACGCCCGCGAGGCTCTCATCCCTGGGTCTGCCTACGATCGCAGCAGCGCAG GGCGTCCATCCAACATGTACTTCCAAACCCACGACCAGATCGGCATGATTGGGGCCGGGCCAGCCCACATGGCAGCCATGAACATGCCTATTCCATTCAACTTGGTGATACCTCCCATGCCTCCACCAGGCTACCTGGCCCAGGCTAACGGCCCTGCTGCAG GTCGTGGTGGGGTGCTGAAGGGCAAAGCGGGACGTGGCGGGCGCCAGAGGACCCGCGGCATGGGGAACCACAGTGGCAGTGGACAAAGCAATGGGCCAAACAGCCAGGACGTGTCttcccagcccttctcccaggGGCCACTCACCCAGGGCTACATCACCATGAGCCAGCCCTCACAGATGAGCCAACCTGGCCTCTCCCAGCCTGAACTGTCCCAG GACAGTTATCTAGGTGATGAGTTCAAGTCCCAGATCGACGTGGCTCTGTCGCAGGACTCAACTTACCAGGGTGAACGTGCATACCAACATGGTGGGGTGACTGGACTGTCACAGTACTAA
- the LOC120053683 gene encoding regulator of nonsense transcripts 1 isoform X2 has translation MSVEAYGPSSQTLTFLDTEEAELLGADTQGSEYEFTDFTLPSQTQTQGQTQSQLDNQVNGPDEGLHNGGVDDVAKASQLLAELNFEEDEEDTYYIKDLPLHACSYCGIHDPASVVYCNTSKKWFCNGRGNTSGSHIVNHLVRAKCKEVTLHKDGPLGETVLECYNCGCRNVFLLGFIPAKADSVVVLLCRQPCASQSSLKDINWDSSQWQPLIQDRCFLSWLVKIPSEQEQLRARQITAQQINKLEELWKDNPTATLEDLEKPGVDEEPQHVLLRYEDAYQYQNIFGPLVKLEADYDKKLKESQTQDNITVRWDLGLNKKRIAYFSLPKTDSGDMRLMQGDEICLRYKGELAPLWKGIGHVIKVPDNYGDEIAIELRSSVGAPVEIPHNFQVDFVWKSTSFDRMQSALKTFAVDETSVSGYIYHKLLGHEVEDVIIKCQLPKRFTAQGLPDLNHSQVYAVKTVLQRPLSLIQGPPGTGKTVTSATIVYHLARQGNGPVLVCAPSNIAVDQLTEKIHMSGLKVVRLCAKSREAIDSPVSFLALHNQIRNMDSMPELQKLQQLKDETGELSSADEKRYRALKRTAERELLMNADVICCTCVGAGDPRLAKMQFRSILIDESTQATEPECMVPVVLGAKQLILVGDHCQLGPVVMCKKAAKAGLSQSLFERLVVLGIRPIRLQVQYRMHPALSAFPSNIFYEGSLQNGVTAADRIKKGFDFQWPQPDKPMFFYVTQGQEEIASSGTSYLNRTEAANVEKITTRLLKAGAKPDQIGIITPYEGQRSYLVQYMQFSGSLHTKLYQEVEIASVDAFQGREKDFIILSCVRANEHQGIGFLNDPRRLNVALTRAKYGVIIVGNPKALSKQPLWNHLLNYYKEQKVLVEGPLNNLRESLMQFSKPRKLVNAINPGARFMSTAMYDAREALIPGSAYDRSSAGRPSNMYFQTHDQIGMIGAGPAHMAAMNMPIPFNLVIPPMPPPGYLAQANGPAAGRGGVLKGKAGRGGRQRTRGMGNHSGSGQSNGPNSQDVSSQPFSQGPLTQGYITMSQPSQMSQPGLSQPELSQDSYLGDEFKSQIDVALSQDSTYQGERAYQHGGVTGLSQY, from the exons ATGAGTGTGGAGGCGTACGGGCCGAGTTCTCAAACGCTCACCTTCCTGGACACGGAGGAAGCGGAGCTACTTGGGGCTGATACCCAGGGCTCGGAGTACGAGTTTACCGATTTTACCCTCCCCAGCCAGACGCAAACTCAAGGCCAAACCCAGAGTCAGCTGGACAATCAG GTGAATGGTCCTGATGAAGGGCTTCACAATGGAGGAGTCGATGATGTGGCCAAGGCGAGCCAACTCCTTGCTGAGTTGAACTTCGAGGAAGATGAAGAAGACACCTATTACATCAAAGACCTCCCACTGCATGCCTGCAG TTACTGTGGCATCCATGATCCTGCATCTGTGGTGTACTGCAACACAAGCAAGAAGTGGTTCTGCAATGGACGTGGCAATACATCTGGCAG CCACATAGTGAACCACTTGGTGAGAGCCAAATGCAAAGAGGTGACTCTGCACAAAGATGGGCCACTGGGCGAGACGGTGCTGGAGTGCTACAACTGTGGCTGTCGCAACGTCTTCCTCCTTGGCTTCATTCCCGCCAAGGCCGACTCGGTGGTGGTGCTGCTGTGCAG GCAGCCATGTGCCAGTCAGAGCAGCCTGAAGGACATCAACTGGGACAGCTCCCAGTGGCAGCCGCTGATCCAGGACCGCTGCTTCCTGTCCTGGCTGGTGAAGATCCCCTCGGAGCAGGAGCAGCTCCGGGCCCGCCAGATCACCGCCCAGCAGATCAACAAGCTGGAGGAGCTCTGGAAG GATAATCCCACGGCCACTCTGGAGGACCTGGAGAAGCCCGGCGTAGACGAGGAGCCCCAGCATGTGCTGCTGCGCTACGAGGATGCCTACCAGTACCAGAACATCTTCGGCCCCCTCGTCAAGCTGGAGGCTGACTACGACAAAAAGCTTAAAGAGTCCCAG ACCCAAGATAATATAACGGTCAGGTGGGACCTGGGGCTAAATAAAAAGCGGATTGCCTATTTCTCCTTGCCCAAGACGGATTCAGGTG ACATGCGGCTGATGCAAGGAGATGAAATATGTCTGCGCTACAAAGGAGAGCTGGCCCCACTCTGGAAGGGCATCGGCCATGTCATCAAAGTCCCAGACA ACTATGGAGATGAGATTGCTATAGAATTGCGCAGCAGTGTCGGAGCTCCTGTGGAAATACCCCACAACTTCCAGGTGGATTTTGTGTGGAAGTCCACTTCCTTTGACAG AATGCAGAGTGCCCTGAAGACCTTTGCTGTGGACGAGACATCCGTGTCAGGCTACATCTACCACAAGCTGCTGGGCCACGAGGTGGAAGATGTCATCATCAAGTGTCAGTTGCCCAAACGCTTCACTGCACAGGGCCTGCCTGACCTCAATCACTCTCAG GTGTATGCTGTTAAGACTGTGCTGCAGAGACCCCTCAGTCTTATCCAAGGCCCCCCCGGCACTGGGAAAACGGTCACCTCTGCCACCATCGTGTACCACCTCGCCAGGCAGGGCAATGG GCCCGTGCTGGTGTGTGCTCCCAGTAACATCGCAGTGGACCAGCTGACTGAGAAGATCCACATGTCGGGCCTGAAGGTGGTCAGGCTGTGTGCTAAAAGCAGAGAAGCCATcgactcccctgtctccttcctggCCCTGCACAACCAGATCCGCAACATGGACAG TATGCCAGAGCTCCAAAAGCTGCAGCAGCTGAAGGATGAGACCGGGGAGCTGTCGTCCGCTGACGAGAAGCGCTACCGGGCCCTGAAGCGCACCGCTGAGAGAGAGCTGCTCATG AATGCAGATGTGATCTGCTGTACCTGTGTGGGGGCAGGAGACCCCCGTCTGGCCAAGATGCAGTTCCGCTCCATCCTAATCGATGAGAGCACCCAGGCCACCGAGCCAGAGTGCATGGTGCCCGTGGTCCTGGGTGCCAAGCag CTCATTCTGGTGGGAGACCACTGCCAGCTGGGCCCAGTAGTGATGTGTAAGAAGGCAGCCAAAGCAGGCCTGTCCCAGTCTTTGTTTGAGCGTCTGGTGGTGCTGGGCATCAGGCCCATCCGTCTGCAGGTGCAGTACCGCATGCACCCGGCCCTCAGCGCTTTCCCCTCCAACATCTTCTACGAGGGCTCCCTGCAGAACGGAGTCACTGCTG CTGACCGCATCAAGAAAGGCTTTGACTTCCAGTGGCCACAGCCAGACAAACCCATGTTCTTCTATGTGACTCAAGGCCAGGAGGAAATCGCTAGCTCTGGAACATCCTACCTGAACAG AACTGAGGCAGCTAATGTGGAGAAGATCACCACCAGGCTGCTGAAGGCTGGAGCCAAGCCTGACCAGATAGGCATCATCACCCCCTACGAGGGCCAGAGGTCCTACCTGGTGCAGTACATGCAGTTTAGCGGCTCCCTCCACACCAAGCTCTACCAG GAGGTTGAGATAGCCAGCGTGGATGCGTTCCAGGGTAGGGAGAAAGACTTCATCATCCTGTCATGCGTCCGAGCCAACGAGCACCAGGGCATCGGCTTCCTCAACGACCCACGCCGTCTCAACGTGGCCCTCACCAGAGCCAA GTATGGGGTGATCATTGTGGGCAACCCCAAGGCCCTGTCCAAGCAGCCTCTGTGGAACCACCTGCTCAACTACTACAAGGAGCAGAAGGTTCTGGTGGAGGGACCCCTCAACAACCTGCGAGAGAGCCTGATGCAGTTCAGCAAGCCCCGCAAGCTGGTCAACGCCATTAACCCT GGAGCCCGGTTCATGAGCACTGCCATGTATGACGCCCGCGAGGCTCTCATCCCTGGGTCTGCCTACGATCGCAGCAGCGCAG GGCGTCCATCCAACATGTACTTCCAAACCCACGACCAGATCGGCATGATTGGGGCCGGGCCAGCCCACATGGCAGCCATGAACATGCCTATTCCATTCAACTTGGTGATACCTCCCATGCCTCCACCAGGCTACCTGGCCCAGGCTAACGGCCCTGCTGCAG GTCGTGGTGGGGTGCTGAAGGGCAAAGCGGGACGTGGCGGGCGCCAGAGGACCCGCGGCATGGGGAACCACAGTGGCAGTGGACAAAGCAATGGGCCAAACAGCCAGGACGTGTCttcccagcccttctcccaggGGCCACTCACCCAGGGCTACATCACCATGAGCCAGCCCTCACAGATGAGCCAACCTGGCCTCTCCCAGCCTGAACTGTCCCAG GACAGTTATCTAGGTGATGAGTTCAAGTCCCAGATCGACGTGGCTCTGTCGCAGGACTCAACTTACCAGGGTGAACGTGCATACCAACATGGTGGGGTGACTGGACTGTCACAGTACTAA
- the ddx49 gene encoding probable ATP-dependent RNA helicase DDX49, with product MSDFSSLGLSDWLIQQCKQMGISKPTQVQENCMPPILEGRDCMGCAKTGSGKTAAFVLPVLQKLSEDPYGIFCLVLTPTRELAYQIAEQFRVLGKPMGLRDCIIVGGMDMITQALELSKKPHVVVATPGRLADHIRSSDTFSIKKIQFLILDEADRLLEQGCTDFTKDLEVILAAVPVKRQTLLFSATLTDTLQELKGIAMNKPFFWESKSEVRTVEELDQRYILTPEKVKDAYLVHLIQKFQDEHDDWSIMIFTNTCKNCQILTMMMQKFNFPTISLHSMMKQKQRFANLAKFKSSVFKILIATDVASRGLDIPTVQVVINHNTPGLPKIYIHRVGRTARAGRHGVSITLVTQYDIHLVHSIEGQIQAKLKEYPVEEKEVLNILTQVNVARRECEIKLESTDFDEKKEINKRKQMILEGKDPDVEAKRKAELKKIRSEKKLFKERIQETIQKKQHGMQKKLMKQKHIQKKKAVKST from the exons ATGTCGGATTTTTCATCTCTCGGTCTGTCAGATTGGCTGATTCAACAATGTAAACAAATGGGGATCAGTAAACCAACTCAAGTCCAGGAAAACTGTATGCCACCGATTCTGGAAG GTCGGGATTGTATGGGTTGTGCCAAGACTGGCAGTGGAAAGACAGCTGCCTTTGTGCTACCAGTGCTACAGAAATTATCTGAGGACCCATATGGAATCTTCTGTTTAGTTCTCACACCTACCAG GGAATTGGCTTACCAGATTGCCGAACAGTTTAGAGTCCTGGGAAAACCAATGGGCTTGCGGGACTGCATCATTGTTGGTGGAATGG ATATGATCACACAGGCCTTGGAGCTCTCTAAGAAGCCCCACGTCGTTGTTGCCACTCCAGGAAGACTGGCAGACCACATTCGGAGCTCCGACACATTCAGCATCAAGAAGATCCAGTTTCTG ATCCTTGATGAGGCCGACCGCCTGCTTGAGCAAGGCTGCACAGACTTCACCAAAGACTTGGAGGTGATCCTGGCCGCGGTGCCTGTCAAACGCCAGACGCTGCTGTTCAGTGCCACCCTCACAGACACACTACAGGAACTCAAGGGCATCGCCATGAACAAGCCCTTCTTCTGGGAAAGCAAGTCCGA GGTCCGCACGGTAGAGGAGTTGGATCAAAGGTACATCCTGAcaccagagaaagtgaaagatGCCTACCTAGTGCACCTGATCCAGAAGTTTCAAGATGAGCACGACGACTGGTCGATCATGATCTTCACCAACACCTGCAA GAATTGCCAAATCCTCACAATGATGATGCAGAAATTCAACTTTCCAACCATCTCCTTGCATTCAATGATGAAGCAG AAACAACGTTTCGCCAACCTCGCAAAGTTCAAGTCCAGTGTCTTTAAAATCCTGATTGCAACTGATGTGGCTTCCAG AGGTCTGGATATTCCAACAGTCCAGGTTGTCATCAACCACAACACGCCAGGTCTGCCCAAGATCTACATTCACAGAGTTGGCCGAACTGCCAGAGCAG GAAGGCATGGTGTCTCGATCACACTGGTGACACAGTATGACATCCACTTGGTTCATTCCATCGAGGGGCAGATCC AGGCCAAACTGAAGGAATATCCAGTGGAGGAGAAAGAGGTTCTGAATATCCTCACTCAAGTCAACGTGGCCAGACGGGAGTGTGAAATT AAACTTGAGTCAACAGATTTTGATGAGAAAAAGGAGATCAACAAGAGAAAACAGATGATTCTGGAGGGGAAA GATCCAGACGTGGAGGCAAAGAGAAAGGCTGAACTGAAGAAGATAAGGAGTGAGAAGAAGTTGTTCAAGGAGAGGATACAGGAAACCATTCAGAAGAAACAACATGGGATGCAGAAGAaactgatgaagcaaaaacacaTTCAAAAGAAAAAGGCAGTTAAGTCCACATGA